A window of Roseobacter fucihabitans genomic DNA:
GTATCGGCGTCCGTTCCGTAACCCGCCAGGCTGTCGCAGGCCTGATCCACCAGATCGGCGGCGCGTTTGCGCGCGGTGTCCAGTCCGAGCAGCGACACGAATGTGGCCTTGCCTGCCTCTGCGTCTTTGCCCACGGCTTTGCCAAGGGTTGCGCTGTCCCCGGTGACGTCCAGCACATCATCCGCGATCTGAAAGGCGAGCCCGAGGGCCTTGGCATAGGCTTGCAAAGCGCTGATGTCGGCGCGCGCCATGCAGGCCCCGGCGGTTGCGGCCCATTCGATCAAGGCGCCGGTTTTGCCTTGTTGTAAGGCGGTAATCTGATCCAGTGTCAGGGGCGTGAGCGCGGTTTCGGCGGCGATGTCCAGCGCCTGACCCAGCACCATGCCCTTGGCCCCACTGGCACGTGCCAGCCGCAGGGCCAGCGTGGCGCGCACGTTTGCATCCGGGCTTGCCTCCTCGCGGCACACCATCTCAAAGGCCAGCGTTTGCAGCGCGTCACCGGCCAGAACCGCCGTAGCCTCATCCCATTTGCGGTGAACGGTCGGCTGACCCCGGCGCAGATCGTCGTCATCCATGCAGGGCAGATCATCATGCACCAACGAATAGGCGTGCAGCGCCTCGATCGCGGTGGCGGGCCAGATCGCATGGGTCGCATCGATGCCATGTAGCCGCGCGCTTTCGAGCACCAAAAATCCGCGCAGCCGTTTGCCGCCATGCGTCGCATGCGCCATCGCCCGCACCACCGGGAGATCATCCAGCGCCCCAAGGACCCCGTCAAAATGCTGTTGAATGGCCTGAGCGGAGGCGCTCAGACGGTCGGCAAACATGCTCAGAGCCCTTTGACCGGCGTGGCACCGGTGGGGTTGCCGTCCCCATCAAGCGTAATGGCGGCGACCTTTTCCTCGGCCTCTTTCAGCTTGGTCTCGCAGCGCGTTTTCAACGCAGCCCCGCGCTCATAAAGCGCGATGCTCTCATCCAGCGCCACATCGCCGCGTTCAAGTTGGCCCAACACTTTTTCCAACTCGGCCATCGCCTGTTCAAAGCTCATCTCTTGCGTGGGTTTTTCGGTCATGGCGCATCCTGTCTGCTGAGTGGCGCTTGTCTAATGGGTTTCGCGCCGATGTGCCACCCCCGGAGCGTGGGATCCACCGCATAAAATGTCCAGGTGATGCCGGTCAGAGCCGCCTATTCCGGGGCCAGCATATAGCCCGCACCGCGCACCGTTTGCAGGTATCTCGGCTGTTTGGGGTCTTCCTCGATCTTGCGGCGTAATCTGGTGATCTGGACGTCCACGGCGCGTTCCTGGGCCTGGCCCCGGTCGCGTCCCAACTCCTCGACCAGCTTGGCGCGGCTTATGGGTTCGTTGCAGCTGGCGGAAAAAATCTTCATCAATTGCATTTCAGTGCCGGTCAGCCGTACCAGCTCTTCGCCCTGCCACATCTCGCCGCGTTCAAGGTCATAGCGGATGGCCCCGAGCGTCAGCACCTTGGGGGCGGCGTGATCTTCGGTGTTTTCGGGCATGCGGCGCAATATGGCGTTGATGCGCAGCAGGAGTTCCTTGGGCTCGAAGGGTTTTGGCAGATAATCATCCGCCCCCGCTTCCAGACCCTCGATGCGGTTGCCGGTCTCTCCCTTTGCCGTCAGCAGCAAAATGGGCAGGTTACGGGTTTCGCGCAGGGATTTCGTCAACGACACACCATCTTCGCCGGGCATCATCACGTCCAACACGATCAGGTCGAAATCCAGACCCGACAGGATGCGCCTCGCATGGGCTGCATCACGCGCCGCCGTGACTAAAAACCCATTCCGCATCAGGAATTTCTGCAACAGCGTGCGGATGCGTTCGTCGTCATCGACGATCAGCAGATGTGCATCCATGTCTTTCATATGCCGCTATCCTTTAACCGCTTGTAGGCAAAACGCATTTCGCCATCCATCATCGCTTCCAGCACTTGCCGGAACCCGGCAACGGCTTCGGGCCCGGCGTCGCGAAAGGCCATGCGCATCCTTGCGCGCTGCGCATCTGAGAGCTTTTGTTCCAGAGCCTGACCCTCCGTGGTCAAAAACAAATGGCGCTCGCGTTTGTCGAGCTTGCCCACCTTGCTTTCCACCAGACCATCCTCGATCAGGGTGCGCAAGACACGGTTGAGCGATTGTTTCGTGACGCCCAGCAGGGAGAGCAGGTTATTGACCGTCGTTCCGGGCGCACGGTTGATGAAATGCACCGCACGATGATGCGCGCGCCCATAGGCCATATCCGCCAGGATACGGTCGGGATCTGCCGTGAAACCGCGATAGGCAAAGAACATCGCCTCGATGCCTTGCCGCAATTGCTCATCCGTCAGAAACAGAAGGTTTTCGCCACTGTGCGCTGTGGTGCTGCGCCCGTCCGCCATAACATGCCTCAGGTATTACAAATCAATTCCGGATCAGCATACGTCAGTGTTGTTGACATTCCAAGGGTGAAGGGCTATCGAATCGCATCTTTTGCGCAACTTTATGTCCGAAACGGTCATATTGGACGCAATAATTGCAAATTTTGAGACGCTCTTGGGAAGGAACGACAATGGCAGGCGCTTATAATGATCGCGACGGTATGATCTGGATGAACGGTCAGATGACCCCTTGGCGCGACGCCAATGTTCATATTTTGACCCATGCCATGCATTATGCCTCCTCGGTTTTTGAAGGTGAGCGGGCCTATAATGGCAAGATTTTCAAGAGCCGCGCGCATTCCGAGCGCCTGAAACGTTCCGCGGAAATGATTGATTTCGAAATCCCATATACCGTGGATGAGATCGAAGCCGCCAAGGTCGAGGTTCTCGCCGCGAGCGGTCTGCAAGACGCTTACGTGCGGGCCATCGCCTGGCGTGGTGCAGGCGAAGACATGGGTGTCGCCTCTGCGCGCAACCCGGTGCAACTGGCCATTGCCGCCTGGGAATGGGGTGCCTATTACGGGGACGCCAAAATGAAGGGGGCCAAGCTTGATATTTCCAAATGGAAACGTCCCAGCCCCGAGACCATCCCCAGCCATGCCAAGGCCGCTGGTCTCTATATGATCTGCACCATGTCCAAACACGCTGCCGAGGCTAAGGGCTGTTCGGATGCGATGATGTTTGATTATCGCGGCTATGTGGCCGAGGCGACGGGGGCAAACATCTTCTTTGTCAAAGACGGCGAGGTGCATACCCCCGATCCCGATTGTTTCCTGAACGGGATCACACGCCAGACGGTGATTGGCATGCTCAAGGAGCGCCAGATCAAGGTGCATGAACGCCACATCATGCCCGAAGAGCTCGAAGGGTTCGAACAATGCTGGCTCACCGGCACAGCCGCCGAGGTGACGCCTGTGGGTCAGATTGGTGATTTTAACTTTGAAGTGGGCAGCATCACGCGCGAAATTGCACAAGGCTATGAGGTTTTGGTGCGCAGCTGAGGTCTGTGGCGGAATGCGCCGGTAACAAGGAGCGGGCCCATAAACCGGGCCCGTCTCGGGAACCTTGGATCTAGGGTTAATAGCCCTTTCTAAAATAGTTAATTGTATGTTAACCAATCGCTGTCGCAGCGAGCGGCTTATAACCAATGACTGAATTTTACGACGTCTGTTGAGAGGACATATAATATGAAAATTACCGGATTGGCTTTGGCCATTGCGATGACTGTGCCGTTTGCGGCCGGTGCTGCGACGATGAGTGCGACGAATTTGACGGTTAATATCTACCAGTCGGATAACACTGGC
This region includes:
- a CDS encoding branched-chain amino acid aminotransferase; amino-acid sequence: MAGAYNDRDGMIWMNGQMTPWRDANVHILTHAMHYASSVFEGERAYNGKIFKSRAHSERLKRSAEMIDFEIPYTVDEIEAAKVEVLAASGLQDAYVRAIAWRGAGEDMGVASARNPVQLAIAAWEWGAYYGDAKMKGAKLDISKWKRPSPETIPSHAKAAGLYMICTMSKHAAEAKGCSDAMMFDYRGYVAEATGANIFFVKDGEVHTPDPDCFLNGITRQTVIGMLKERQIKVHERHIMPEELEGFEQCWLTGTAAEVTPVGQIGDFNFEVGSITREIAQGYEVLVRS
- a CDS encoding exodeoxyribonuclease VII small subunit: MTEKPTQEMSFEQAMAELEKVLGQLERGDVALDESIALYERGAALKTRCETKLKEAEEKVAAITLDGDGNPTGATPVKGL
- a CDS encoding polyprenyl synthetase family protein; the protein is MFADRLSASAQAIQQHFDGVLGALDDLPVVRAMAHATHGGKRLRGFLVLESARLHGIDATHAIWPATAIEALHAYSLVHDDLPCMDDDDLRRGQPTVHRKWDEATAVLAGDALQTLAFEMVCREEASPDANVRATLALRLARASGAKGMVLGQALDIAAETALTPLTLDQITALQQGKTGALIEWAATAGACMARADISALQAYAKALGLAFQIADDVLDVTGDSATLGKAVGKDAEAGKATFVSLLGLDTARKRAADLVDQACDSLAGYGTDADTLKEAARFVVTRAH
- a CDS encoding MarR family winged helix-turn-helix transcriptional regulator — protein: MADGRSTTAHSGENLLFLTDEQLRQGIEAMFFAYRGFTADPDRILADMAYGRAHHRAVHFINRAPGTTVNNLLSLLGVTKQSLNRVLRTLIEDGLVESKVGKLDKRERHLFLTTEGQALEQKLSDAQRARMRMAFRDAGPEAVAGFRQVLEAMMDGEMRFAYKRLKDSGI
- a CDS encoding response regulator, coding for MKDMDAHLLIVDDDERIRTLLQKFLMRNGFLVTAARDAAHARRILSGLDFDLIVLDVMMPGEDGVSLTKSLRETRNLPILLLTAKGETGNRIEGLEAGADDYLPKPFEPKELLLRINAILRRMPENTEDHAAPKVLTLGAIRYDLERGEMWQGEELVRLTGTEMQLMKIFSASCNEPISRAKLVEELGRDRGQAQERAVDVQITRLRRKIEEDPKQPRYLQTVRGAGYMLAPE